Proteins from a genomic interval of Phenylobacterium sp. LH3H17:
- a CDS encoding tetratricopeptide repeat protein, translating into MAAITSHPKPVAPALQPLLRKALDAVRAGRRDEAAKAALAALDVDETSAPAWHILGVCREKSGDFTGALQAYEAALGFSPDEPELASDLARLALKMGMAPVAEGLLRSYLSRRPGSVDALNNLGLAQRDQMKFAAAIETLRGAIQANPGSAMLWNTLASVLTLQGQTEQALVFYDEALRLEPSFAGALYNRAMARLAAGVTDGVIADFDAAIAAVPPDEAGAMRVARAWALLARGDLAEGWAAYAARHDPAYEDAVHFTIDAPAWRDAPDLEGKTLLMVGEQGVGDEVLFAQILPDLAGELGPDGRLILAVEPRLVPLFARSFPKAEVGAHASFKVDHHSARTVPFLKDRLGEIDVWATMGQPLARLRRTPETFGVGGYLKADPARVAHWRAVLAQAGPGRKVGVLWRSLVMDAERVRHFAPFETWAPVLATPAVSFVNLQYGVGPIPGLWTPPGIDLKDDLDDVAALCGALDLVIGPSNVTTNLAGATGAALWLITPRGAWTQLGTDAYPWYPQARVFSPPQLDQWPVAMAEIAAALRDWV; encoded by the coding sequence ATGGCCGCCATCACCAGTCACCCCAAGCCTGTGGCGCCTGCGCTCCAGCCCTTGCTGCGCAAGGCGCTCGACGCCGTCCGCGCCGGGCGCCGCGACGAGGCGGCCAAGGCGGCGCTGGCGGCCCTGGACGTCGACGAGACCAGCGCCCCCGCCTGGCACATCCTGGGCGTCTGCCGCGAGAAGTCCGGCGACTTCACCGGCGCCCTGCAGGCCTATGAGGCGGCGCTCGGCTTCTCGCCCGACGAGCCGGAGCTTGCGAGCGATCTGGCCCGGCTGGCCCTGAAGATGGGCATGGCCCCCGTGGCCGAAGGCCTGCTGCGCAGCTACCTGTCCCGCCGGCCCGGCTCGGTCGATGCGCTCAACAATCTGGGCCTCGCCCAGCGTGACCAGATGAAGTTCGCGGCCGCCATCGAGACCCTGCGCGGCGCGATCCAGGCCAATCCGGGCAGCGCCATGCTGTGGAACACCCTGGCCTCGGTGCTCACCCTGCAGGGCCAGACCGAGCAGGCCCTGGTCTTCTACGACGAGGCCCTGCGGCTGGAGCCGAGCTTCGCAGGCGCGCTCTACAACCGCGCCATGGCCAGGCTGGCGGCGGGGGTGACCGACGGGGTCATCGCCGACTTCGACGCCGCCATCGCGGCCGTGCCGCCGGACGAGGCGGGCGCCATGCGCGTGGCCCGCGCCTGGGCCCTGCTGGCGCGGGGCGATCTCGCCGAGGGCTGGGCCGCCTATGCCGCGCGCCACGATCCCGCCTATGAGGACGCCGTCCACTTCACCATCGACGCGCCGGCCTGGCGCGACGCTCCCGACCTGGAGGGCAAGACCCTGCTGATGGTCGGCGAGCAGGGGGTCGGTGACGAGGTCCTGTTCGCCCAGATCCTGCCCGACCTCGCCGGAGAACTCGGTCCCGACGGGCGGTTGATCCTGGCCGTCGAGCCGCGCCTGGTCCCGCTCTTCGCCCGCTCGTTTCCGAAGGCCGAGGTCGGCGCCCACGCCAGCTTCAAGGTAGACCATCACAGCGCCCGCACCGTCCCTTTCCTCAAGGATCGCCTGGGCGAGATCGATGTTTGGGCGACCATGGGCCAACCCCTGGCGCGGCTGCGTCGGACGCCCGAGACCTTCGGCGTCGGCGGGTATCTGAAGGCCGATCCGGCGCGGGTTGCGCACTGGCGGGCCGTGCTGGCCCAGGCCGGGCCCGGCCGCAAGGTCGGGGTGCTCTGGCGGAGCCTGGTGATGGACGCCGAACGGGTGCGCCATTTCGCGCCCTTCGAGACCTGGGCGCCCGTCCTGGCCACGCCCGCCGTCAGCTTCGTGAACCTGCAATACGGCGTGGGCCCGATCCCGGGGCTATGGACGCCGCCGGGCATCGACCTGAAGGACGACCTGGACGACGTCGCCGCCCTCTGCGGCGCGCTGGACCTGGTGATCGGGCCGTCCAACGTCACCACCAACCTGGCCGGGGCGACGGGGGCTGCGCTGTGGCTGATCACCCCGCGCGGCGCCTGGACCCAGCTGGGGACCGACGCCTATCCCTGGTATCCCCAGGCCCGCGTGTTCAGTCCCCCTCAGCTCGACCAGTGGCCCGTGGCCATGGCCGAGATCGCGGCGGCGCTCAGGGACTGGGTCTAG
- a CDS encoding glycerophosphodiester phosphodiesterase, whose amino-acid sequence MTRRALAAAALAAATPALAKPRPIVIAHRGASGERPEHTPMAYRLAIEQGCDFIEPDLVLTRDGVLVVRHENEIGGTTDVAARPEFAARRTAKVIDGERLEGWFAEDFTLSELKTLRTRERLPELRGTSYDGREAIPTFQEVIDLAKAESRRVKRTIGLYPEMKHPAFLASQGLPIEARLADALKTNGLDSRTAPVFVQCFEPEPLKTFAKLSRARRVQLVGGENPAMVSAEGLKTIAAYADGIGPDWSLVLPTVDGALAPPTPLVERAHALGLAVHPWTVRAENRYLPARLRRGNSLAGHGDAEALCRALYAAGVDGLFSDFPAIAVAARS is encoded by the coding sequence ATGACCCGACGCGCCCTCGCCGCCGCCGCTCTCGCCGCCGCCACCCCGGCGCTCGCCAAGCCGCGCCCCATCGTCATCGCCCACCGCGGGGCCAGCGGCGAGCGCCCCGAGCACACGCCCATGGCCTACCGCCTGGCCATCGAGCAGGGCTGCGACTTCATCGAGCCCGACCTGGTGCTGACCAGAGACGGCGTGCTGGTGGTGCGCCACGAGAACGAGATCGGGGGAACCACCGACGTCGCCGCCCGCCCGGAATTCGCGGCGCGCAGGACCGCCAAGGTCATCGACGGCGAACGCCTGGAGGGCTGGTTCGCCGAGGACTTCACGCTCTCCGAACTGAAGACCCTGCGAACCCGGGAACGCCTCCCCGAGCTGCGGGGGACCAGCTATGACGGCCGCGAGGCGATCCCGACCTTCCAGGAGGTGATCGACCTGGCCAAGGCCGAGAGCCGTCGGGTGAAGCGCACTATCGGCCTTTATCCGGAAATGAAGCATCCGGCCTTCCTGGCCAGCCAGGGCCTGCCGATCGAGGCGCGGCTGGCCGACGCGCTGAAAACCAACGGCCTGGACAGCCGCACCGCGCCGGTCTTCGTGCAGTGCTTCGAGCCTGAACCGTTGAAGACCTTTGCCAAGCTGTCCAGGGCCCGCCGCGTGCAGCTGGTCGGCGGCGAAAATCCCGCCATGGTCTCGGCCGAGGGTCTGAAGACGATCGCGGCCTATGCCGACGGGATCGGGCCTGACTGGTCGCTGGTCCTGCCGACCGTGGACGGCGCGCTCGCCCCGCCGACGCCGCTCGTGGAGCGGGCCCACGCGCTCGGCCTGGCGGTCCATCCCTGGACCGTGCGCGCGGAGAACCGCTATCTGCCGGCCAGGCTGCGGCGGGGGAACTCGCTGGCCGGGCATGGCGACGCCGAGGCGCTCTGTCGAGCGCTTTACGCGGCCGGGGTCGATGGGCTGTTCAGCGACTTCCCCGCCATCGCGGTCGCCGCGCGGAGCTAG
- a CDS encoding ABC transporter transmembrane domain-containing protein, which translates to MSDLAAEAVEGRPSAGAALAQDLSEAAERRARSRNVKVLGHLLPFLATHKLDAAMAGVFLLTATAATLGLSGAVRLLVDQLTAPNLSAEAVDPWFWLLGAVAVALALSSALRYFFVTKLGERITADLRKAAYAHILTLDPTFFLTTRTGEVLSRLTTDIQIVESLLSTSISVALRNLLTLIGALILLIVVSPGLTGLVVLTFPVVILPLFLFGRRVRKLTTSTQDKFAAAVGHAGETLDALETVQAFGREAAGAQRFGEAVEASFRTSLRRMTARAVMTALVIATVFGGVVCIFWLGVHAGLRGDMSWGTLFQFAFLSVLAAGAVGALGETWGDVQKAAGAMERVSELLAARPSIAAPANPRPLPSPARGEIVFENVDFAYPARPDLPALVGFDLKVAPGERVALVGPSGAGKSTVFRLLLRFYDPQSGTIRLDGVDIRDADPSEVRARMALVAQDSPMFSGSAIENIRFGREAAAEGEIRQAARAAQAETFLDALPQGFDTPLGDRAKSLSGGQKQRLAIARALIRETPILLLDEATSALDAENERLVQKALEEAMVGHTTLVIAHRLATVLKADRIVVMEAGRVVDQGTHAELSARGGLYARLAALQFGDAAA; encoded by the coding sequence ATGAGTGATTTGGCCGCCGAGGCCGTCGAAGGACGGCCCAGCGCCGGCGCCGCCCTGGCGCAGGACCTGAGCGAGGCCGCCGAGCGCCGCGCCCGCAGCCGCAACGTCAAGGTCCTGGGCCATCTGCTGCCCTTCCTCGCGACGCACAAGCTCGACGCCGCCATGGCCGGGGTCTTCCTGCTGACCGCCACGGCCGCGACCCTGGGCCTCTCCGGCGCCGTGCGCCTGCTGGTGGACCAACTCACCGCTCCCAACCTCAGCGCCGAGGCGGTGGACCCCTGGTTCTGGCTGCTGGGCGCCGTCGCCGTCGCCTTGGCCCTGTCCTCGGCCCTGCGCTATTTCTTCGTCACCAAGCTGGGCGAGCGGATCACGGCGGACCTGCGCAAGGCCGCCTACGCCCACATCCTGACCCTCGACCCCACCTTCTTCCTGACCACCCGGACAGGGGAGGTGCTGTCGCGGCTGACCACCGACATCCAGATCGTCGAGAGCCTGCTCTCCACCTCCATCTCGGTGGCCCTGCGCAACCTGCTGACCCTGATCGGGGCCCTGATCCTGCTCATCGTGGTGAGCCCAGGCCTGACGGGGCTGGTGGTGCTGACCTTTCCTGTGGTGATCCTGCCGCTGTTCCTGTTCGGCCGCCGTGTGCGCAAGCTCACCACCTCGACCCAGGACAAGTTCGCCGCCGCCGTGGGCCATGCGGGCGAGACCCTCGACGCCCTGGAGACCGTCCAGGCCTTCGGACGCGAGGCGGCCGGGGCGCAGCGGTTCGGCGAGGCCGTGGAGGCCTCGTTCCGCACCTCCCTGCGGCGGATGACGGCGCGGGCGGTGATGACGGCCCTGGTCATCGCCACGGTGTTCGGCGGCGTGGTCTGCATCTTCTGGCTGGGGGTCCATGCCGGCCTGCGCGGCGACATGAGCTGGGGAACCCTGTTCCAGTTCGCCTTCCTGTCGGTGCTGGCGGCTGGAGCGGTGGGGGCGCTCGGCGAGACCTGGGGCGACGTGCAGAAGGCCGCCGGCGCCATGGAGCGGGTCTCCGAGCTTCTGGCCGCCCGGCCCAGCATCGCCGCGCCGGCCAATCCCCGTCCGCTGCCGTCGCCGGCGCGCGGCGAGATCGTTTTCGAGAACGTCGACTTCGCCTATCCCGCGCGTCCCGACCTGCCGGCCCTCGTTGGTTTCGACCTCAAGGTCGCCCCCGGCGAGCGCGTGGCCCTGGTGGGGCCCTCCGGGGCGGGCAAGAGCACGGTCTTCCGCCTGCTGCTGCGGTTCTACGATCCTCAGTCCGGGACGATCCGCTTGGACGGGGTGGATATCCGCGACGCCGACCCGTCCGAGGTTCGCGCCCGCATGGCGCTGGTGGCCCAGGACTCGCCGATGTTCTCCGGCTCGGCGATCGAGAACATCCGTTTCGGCCGCGAGGCCGCCGCCGAGGGCGAGATCCGCCAGGCCGCACGGGCGGCCCAGGCCGAGACCTTCCTGGACGCCCTGCCGCAAGGCTTCGACACCCCGCTGGGCGACCGGGCCAAGAGCCTGTCCGGCGGACAAAAGCAGCGTCTGGCCATCGCCCGCGCCCTGATCCGCGAAACCCCGATCCTGCTGCTCGACGAGGCCACCAGCGCGCTGGACGCCGAGAACGAGCGCCTGGTGCAGAAGGCGCTGGAGGAGGCCATGGTCGGCCATACCACCCTGGTCATCGCCCACCGCCTGGCCACCGTGCTCAAGGCCGACAGGATCGTGGTGATGGAGGCCGGCCGGGTGGTGGATCAAGGCACCCACGCCGAACTCTCGGCGCGCGGCGGGCTCTATGCGCGGCTGGCGGCCCTGCAGTTCGGCGACGCGGCGGCCTAG
- the rpmE gene encoding 50S ribosomal protein L31, giving the protein MKQDTHPDYHFITVVMTDGTSYQTRSTYQKAGATLNLDIDPKTHPAWTGGNQTLLDRGGRVSRFNAKFAGFTRK; this is encoded by the coding sequence ATGAAACAAGACACCCACCCCGACTACCACTTCATCACCGTGGTGATGACGGACGGCACCAGCTATCAGACCCGTTCGACGTACCAGAAAGCGGGCGCGACCCTGAACCTGGACATCGATCCGAAGACGCACCCGGCCTGGACCGGCGGCAACCAGACCCTCCTGGACCGCGGCGGCCGCGTCTCGCGCTTCAACGCCAAGTTCGCCGGCTTCACCCGCAAGTAG
- a CDS encoding DUF1465 family protein yields MNEGIVQAGAWRTDVIQDFARSELFDRTFQEGMDLVEETATYLDGSGRQESKLLSRNAALAYAGESMRLTTRLMQVASWLLVQRAVREGDMPAENAREDRYRLGAEDVCRGATEEDLPSGLLILLDRSERLYERVRHLDRRMYVEEAEGETPNPVQNQFDRLQAAFGG; encoded by the coding sequence ATGAACGAAGGAATTGTCCAGGCCGGAGCCTGGCGGACGGATGTCATCCAGGACTTCGCCCGCTCGGAGCTCTTCGACCGCACCTTCCAGGAAGGCATGGATCTGGTCGAGGAGACCGCCACCTATCTGGACGGTTCGGGCCGCCAGGAATCCAAGCTCCTGTCGCGTAACGCCGCGCTCGCCTATGCCGGCGAGAGCATGCGCCTCACCACGCGGCTGATGCAGGTGGCCTCCTGGCTGCTGGTCCAGCGCGCGGTGCGCGAGGGGGACATGCCGGCCGAGAACGCCCGCGAGGACCGCTATCGCCTGGGCGCCGAGGATGTCTGCCGCGGGGCCACCGAGGAAGACCTGCCGTCCGGCCTGCTGATCCTGCTCGACCGTTCGGAACGCCTCTATGAGCGCGTCCGCCACCTCGACCGCCGCATGTACGTTGAAGAGGCCGAGGGCGAGACCCCTAATCCGGTCCAGAACCAGTTCGACCGCCTGCAGGCGGCGTTCGGGGGCTAG
- a CDS encoding DUF1192 domain-containing protein, translating to MEEPAEVRIARGQRLTEAMREDLELYGVGELEERIEALEAEIARCRAQIEKKGAVRAQADALFSRPG from the coding sequence ATGGAAGAACCGGCGGAAGTCCGTATCGCGCGCGGCCAGCGGCTCACCGAGGCCATGCGCGAGGACCTGGAACTCTATGGCGTGGGCGAATTGGAGGAGCGCATCGAGGCGCTTGAGGCCGAGATCGCCCGGTGCCGCGCCCAGATCGAGAAGAAGGGCGCCGTGCGCGCCCAGGCCGACGCCCTGTTTTCCCGCCCAGGCTGA
- a CDS encoding NAD(P)H-quinone oxidoreductase, with protein MSDTMTAIAVEDGKGPAQALKPVTLDRPVPGPGQILIKVAAAGVNRPDIVQRLGFYPPPAGAPATLGLEVAGVVEVGAGRWKAGDKVCALLGGGGYAEYAVCDARHALPIPDGLDFVEAAALPETVFTVFANVFEHGSLKAGETLLVHGATSGIGTTAIQMGKAAGAKVIATARGAAKAREARTLGADVAIDAGAEDFAEVAKIHGGVDVVLDMVGGDYFAKDLDALKTGGRIVFIAAQAGGEVNLSIMRLMQKRALVTGSTLRPRDADEKARLAAEIERVVWPWIAAGKVRPRIDKTFPLAQAAAAHAHLESGSHVGKVMLIA; from the coding sequence ATGAGCGACACCATGACCGCCATCGCTGTGGAGGACGGCAAGGGACCCGCGCAAGCCCTGAAGCCGGTGACCCTCGACCGGCCGGTTCCGGGCCCGGGACAGATCCTGATCAAGGTGGCGGCCGCCGGCGTCAACCGGCCCGACATCGTTCAGCGCCTGGGCTTCTATCCGCCGCCGGCCGGCGCGCCCGCCACCCTGGGCCTGGAGGTCGCCGGCGTGGTCGAGGTCGGCGCCGGACGCTGGAAGGCCGGGGACAAGGTCTGCGCCCTGCTGGGCGGCGGCGGCTATGCGGAATACGCCGTCTGCGACGCCCGCCACGCCCTGCCGATCCCCGATGGCCTGGACTTCGTCGAGGCCGCCGCCCTGCCCGAGACCGTGTTCACCGTGTTCGCCAACGTGTTCGAGCACGGAAGCCTGAAGGCCGGCGAGACCCTGCTGGTGCACGGCGCCACCTCCGGGATCGGCACGACCGCGATCCAGATGGGCAAGGCGGCCGGCGCCAAGGTGATCGCCACCGCCCGCGGTGCGGCCAAGGCGCGGGAGGCCAGGACGCTGGGCGCCGACGTGGCGATCGACGCCGGGGCGGAGGACTTCGCCGAGGTCGCCAAGATCCACGGCGGGGTGGACGTGGTGCTGGACATGGTCGGCGGCGACTATTTCGCCAAGGACCTGGACGCGCTCAAGACCGGTGGGCGGATCGTGTTCATCGCCGCCCAGGCCGGGGGCGAGGTCAATCTCAGCATCATGCGTCTGATGCAGAAGCGCGCCCTGGTCACCGGCTCGACCCTGCGGCCCCGCGACGCCGACGAGAAGGCCCGCCTGGCCGCCGAGATCGAGCGCGTGGTCTGGCCGTGGATCGCCGCGGGCAAGGTCAGGCCGCGGATCGACAAGACCTTCCCCTTGGCGCAGGCCGCCGCCGCTCACGCCCATCTCGAGAGCGGGAGCCACGTCGGCAAGGTGATGCTGATCGCCTAG
- a CDS encoding NIPSNAP family protein, which produces MTCRIAKLAGVAASLGLAMAAGPTGAAPAAGPVIELRQYKIVPGKRDTMIELFEARFIESQEALGMRLVGQFRDLDDPDRFTWIREFPDMARREPALSAFYFGPVWQAHRNAANPLLDDNDNVLLLRPAGPGQGFAVGGGDRPAPGAAAQPAGVVVATIYYLWKDPDEGFAAFFQGEVAPALEAAGLPVLGAYVPEATPNNFPRLPVRQGEKVFVWFTRAPDQAAYDAALARLKAGERLRGYQERRAQVLRLAPTPRSLLR; this is translated from the coding sequence ATGACGTGCAGGATCGCGAAACTCGCCGGGGTCGCCGCCTCGCTCGGCCTGGCGATGGCGGCCGGACCCACTGGAGCCGCGCCGGCCGCGGGTCCGGTCATCGAGCTGCGCCAGTACAAGATCGTTCCCGGCAAGCGGGACACGATGATCGAGCTCTTCGAGGCCAGGTTCATCGAGAGCCAGGAGGCCTTGGGCATGCGGCTGGTCGGCCAGTTCCGCGACCTGGACGACCCCGATCGGTTCACCTGGATTCGCGAGTTCCCGGACATGGCGCGCCGCGAGCCGGCCCTGTCCGCCTTCTATTTCGGCCCGGTCTGGCAGGCCCACCGCAATGCCGCCAATCCGCTGCTGGATGACAATGACAACGTGCTGCTGCTGCGCCCGGCCGGCCCCGGCCAGGGGTTCGCGGTCGGTGGGGGCGATCGCCCGGCGCCCGGCGCGGCTGCCCAGCCGGCCGGCGTGGTTGTGGCGACGATCTACTATCTGTGGAAGGACCCGGATGAGGGCTTCGCCGCCTTCTTCCAGGGTGAGGTGGCCCCGGCGCTCGAGGCCGCGGGCTTGCCGGTGTTGGGGGCCTATGTCCCCGAGGCCACGCCGAACAACTTCCCGCGGCTGCCGGTGCGCCAGGGCGAGAAGGTCTTCGTCTGGTTCACCCGGGCGCCCGACCAGGCCGCCTATGACGCGGCGCTGGCCAGGCTCAAGGCCGGCGAGAGGCTGCGCGGCTATCAGGAACGGCGAGCCCAGGTCCTGCGACTGGCGCCGACCCCGCGCTCGCTGTTGCGCTGA
- a CDS encoding TetR/AcrR family transcriptional regulator, with the protein MRKRVNQLRTNDPTGMRNRVLDVAAGAFQAAGYGATSMHDITRQAAVSGGALYHHFPSKKALALAVISERVAAEVAETWIQAVREAPSAAAGILAVFGRTIAQLDAAGAVGGCPLNNLALELSLADEDFRGAIAAEYDAWRQALAERLRQDAAAGHAPFAAQDPEGFATVVVAMFSGAMAIAKAEQRSSALRACADQLAIMMSGPGG; encoded by the coding sequence ATGCGCAAGCGGGTGAACCAGCTTCGGACCAACGACCCCACGGGCATGCGCAACCGCGTGCTCGACGTCGCGGCGGGAGCATTCCAGGCCGCGGGCTACGGCGCCACCAGCATGCACGACATCACCCGCCAGGCGGCGGTAAGCGGCGGCGCCCTCTATCACCACTTCCCCAGCAAGAAGGCCCTGGCCCTGGCGGTGATCTCCGAACGCGTCGCCGCCGAGGTCGCGGAGACCTGGATCCAGGCGGTCCGGGAGGCGCCGAGCGCCGCGGCGGGAATTCTCGCGGTCTTCGGGCGCACCATCGCCCAGCTCGACGCCGCCGGGGCGGTGGGCGGCTGCCCGCTCAACAACCTGGCCCTTGAGCTGTCCCTGGCCGACGAGGATTTCCGCGGCGCCATCGCGGCCGAATACGACGCCTGGCGGCAGGCCTTGGCCGAGCGGCTGAGGCAGGACGCCGCCGCGGGACATGCGCCGTTCGCCGCCCAGGACCCGGAAGGCTTCGCCACCGTCGTGGTGGCGATGTTCTCCGGCGCCATGGCCATCGCCAAGGCCGAGCAGAGGTCGTCCGCCCTGCGGGCCTGCGCCGATCAGCTGGCGATCATGATGTCCGGCCCGGGCGGCTGA